Part of the Rana temporaria unplaced genomic scaffold, aRanTem1.1, whole genome shotgun sequence genome, tgatgtatcgggatattatatctgatatctggggggatggtgtaataggatgcagtgtgatgtatcgggatattatatctgatatctggggggatggtgtaataggatgcagtgtgatgtatcgggatattatatctgatatctggggggatggtgtaataggatgcagtgtgatgtatcgggatattatatgtgatatctggggggatggtgtaataggatgcagtgtgatgtatcgggatattatatctgatatctggggggatggtgtaataggatgcagtgtgatgtatcgggatattatatctgatatctggggggatggtgtaataggatgcagtgtgatgtatcgggatattatatctgGGGGGATgatgtaataggatgcagtgtgatgtatcgggatattatatgtgatatctggggggatggtgtaataggatgcagtgtgatgtatcgggatattatatgtgatatctggggggatggtgtaataggatgcagtgtgatgtatcgggatattatatctggggggatggtgtaataggatgcagtgtgatgtatcgggatattatatgtgatatctggtgggatggtgtaataggatgcagtgtgatgtatcgggatattatatctgatatctggggggatggtgtaataggatgcagtgtgatgtatcgggatattatatgtgatatttggggggatggtgtaataggatgcagtgtgatgtattgggatattatatgtgatatctggggggatggtgtaataggatgcagtgtgatgtatcggatattatatgtgatatctggggggatggtgtaataggatgcagtgtgatgtatcggatattatatctgatatctggggggatggtgtaataggatgcagtgtgatgtatcggatattatatctgatatctggggggatggtgtaataggatgcagtgtgatgtatcgggatattatatctgatatctggggggatggtgtaataggatgcagtgtgatgtatcgggatattatatctgatatctggggggatgatgtaataggatgcagtgtgatgtatcgggatattatatgtgatatctggggggatggtgtaataggatgcagtgtgatgtatcgggatattatatctgatatctggggggatggtgtaataggatgcagtgtgatgtatcgggatattatatctgatatctggggggatggtgtaataggatgcagtgtgatgtatcgggatattatatctgatatctggggggatggtgtaataggatgcagtgtgatgtatcgggatattatatgtgatatctggggggatggtgtaataggatgcagtgtgatgtatcgggatattatatctgatatctggggggatggtgtaataggatgcagtgtgatgtatcgggatattatatgtgatatctggggggatggtgtaataggatgcagtgcgatgtatcgggatattatatctggggggatggtgtaataggatgcagtgtgatgtatcgggatattatatgtgatatctggggggatggtgtaataggatgcagtgtgatgtatcgggatattatatgtgatatctgggggggtggtgtaataggatgcagtgtgatgtatcgggatattatatctgatatctggggggatggtgtaataggatgcagtgtgatgtatcgggatattatatctggggggatggtataataggatgcagtgtgatgtatcaggatattatatgtgatatctggggggatggtgtaataggatgcagtgtaatgtatcgggatattatatgtgatatctggggggatggtgtaataggatgcagtgtgatgtatctgGATATTATGTGTGAtagctggggggatggtgtaataggatgcagtgtgatgtatcgggatattatatctgatatctgaggggatggtgtaataggatgcagtgtgatgtatcaggatattatatctgatatctggggggatggtgtaataggatgcagtgtgatgtatcgggatattatatctgatatctggggggatggtgtaataggatgcagtgtgatgtatcgggatattatatctgatatctgggggatggtgtaataggatgcagtgtgatgtatcggatattatatgtgatatctggggggatggtgtaataggatgcagtgtaatgtatcgggatattatatctgatatctggggggatggtgtaataggatgcagtgtgatgtatcgggatattatatgtgatatctggggggatggtgtaataggatgcagtgtgatgtatcgggatattatatgtgatatctggggggatggtgtaataggatgcagtgtgatgtatcgggatattatatctgatatctggggggatggtgtaataggatgcagtgtgatgtatcaggatattatatctgatatctggtGGGATgatgtaataggatgcagtgtgatgtatcgggatattatatctgatatctggggggatggtgtaataggatgcagtgtgatgtatcgggatattatatctgatatctggggggatggtgtaataggatgcagtgtgatgtatcgggatattatatctgatatctggggggatggtgtaataggatgcagtgtgatgtatcaggatattatatgtgatatatggggggatggtgtaataggatgcagtgtgatgtatcgggatattatatctgatatctggggggatggtgtaataggatgcagtgtgatgtatcgggatattatatctgatatctggggggatggtgtaataggatgcagtgtgatgtatcgggatattatatgtgatatctggggggatggtgtaataggatgcagtgtgatgtatcgggatattatatctgatatctggggggatgatgtaataggatgcagtgtgatgtatcgggatattatatctgatatctggggggatggtgtaataggatgcagtgtgatgtatcggatattatatctgatatctggtgggatggtgtaataggatgcagtgtgatgttttgggatattatatctgatatctggggggatggtgtaataggatgcagtgtgttgtatcgggatattatatgtgatatctggggggatggtgtaataggatgcagtgtgatgtattgggatattatatgtgatatctggggggatggtgtaataggatgcagtgtgatgtatggggatattatatgtgatatctggggggatggtgtaataggatgcagtgtgatgtatcaggatattatatctgatatctggggggatggtgtaataggatgcagtgtgatgtatcgggatattatatgtgatatctggggggatggtgtaataggatgcagtgtgatgtatcgggatattatatctggggggatggtgtaataggatgcagtgtgatgtatcggatattatatctgatatctggggggatggtgtaataggatgcagtgtgatgtatcgggatattatatctgatatctggggggatggtgtaataggatgcagtgtgatgtatcggatattatatgtgatatctggggggatggtgtaataggatgcagtgtgatgtatcgggatattatatgtgatatctggggggatggtgtaataggatgcagtgtgatgtatcgggatattatatgtgatatctggggggatggtgtaataggatgcagtgtgatgtatcgggatattatatgtgatatctggggggatggtgtaataggatgcagtgtgatgtatcgggatattatatctgatatctgggggggatggtgtaataggatgcagtgtgatgtatggggatattatatctgatatctggggggatggtgtaataggatgcagtgtgatgtatcgggatattatatgtgatatctggggggatggtgtaataggatgcagtgtgatgtatcgggatattatatctgatatctggggggatggtgtaataggatgcagtgtgatgtatcgggatattatatctgatatctggggggatggtgtaataggatgcagtgtgatgtatcgggatattatatctgatatctggggggatggtgtaataggatgcagtgtgatgtatcgggatattatatctgatatctggggggatggtgtaataggatgcagtgtgatgtatcgggatattatatcttatatcggggtggggggaggggatgtaataggatgcagtgtgggATATATTATATCGGATTTATATTTCAGGTGATGTGACTCCTCCCATAAATGAGATTTCTCCCATCCCCCGTGGTAATCTGACATTCTATCAGTTAGTGACGATTATAAAGGGGCGTGTCTCTGGGAGCCACTTTTCATTATTGTTTTGTTGCAATCGAGGAGCAgagggtccgcagagttcccctttacatcggggtccgcagagttcccctttacatcggggtccgcagagttcccctttacatcggggtccgcagagttcccctttacatcggggtccgcagagttcccctttacatcggggtccgcagagttcccctttacatcggggtccgcagagttcccctttacatcggggtccgcagagttcccctttttactGTAAGGCAAACCCTGCAGACTCAGATGTATTGTAAAGgggaactttgatgtaagggggattctaatGTACTTCAAGGGCAAGAAGGGGCCCCCTGCAGAACACATGAAAGGGGCCCCCTGCAGAACACATGAAAGGGGCCCGCAATGCGAGTAAAAGTCCACGTGGTTCATCCGGcccccattttttatatttatttttttggaatggTTGCGCTTCTCCCTTCTACCCGTCAGAATATATGAAATCCTGAATATCCAAGGACACAAAGTTTTCCTTCATCTTACTTCTCTTTGTTCCGATCATTTTCATTGGTCCCCAGATCTCATAGTGAGGGACAGAGAGAACCCAACGAGGGACAACCTTCCACACTCCATCTACTAATAACTCCCGTCCCTGAGGAGCTCCAAGGTGGCCGATGACTGACTCCAGGGACGTGATCGGGGCACTTAGCGTGTGCGTTCCTCTCTCTGTGTTTATATCAATGGAAGAGAATATGAACAATGCCCAACAGatcccatctcctccaacgtcctcccatctcctccaacgtcctcccatctcctccaacgtcctcccatgtcctccaacgtcctcccatctcctccaacgtcctcccatctcctccaacgtcctcccatctcctccaacgtcctcccatctcctccaacgtcctcccatctcctccaatgtcctcccatctcctccaacgtcctcccatctcctccaacgtcctcccatctcctccaacatcctcccatctcctccaacatcctcccatctcctccaacatcctcccatctcctccaacgtccccccatctcctccaacgtccccccatctcctccaacgtcctcccatctcctccaacatcaccccatctcctccaacgtcctcccatctcctccaacgtcctcccatctcctccaacgtcctcccatctcctccaacgtcctcccatctcctccaacgtcctcccatctcctccaacatcctcccatctcctccaacatcctcccatctcctccaacgtcctcccatctcctccaacatcctcccatctcctccaacgtcctcccatctcctccaacgtcctcccatctcctccaacgtcctccAATCTCCTCCAACATCAccccatctcctccaacgtcctcccatctcctccaacgtcctcccatctcctccaacgtcctccAATCTCCTCCAACATCAccccatctcctccaacgtcctcccatgtcctccaacgtcctcccatctcctccaacatcaccccatctcctccaacgtcctcccatctcctccaacgtcctcccatctcctccaacgtcctccaatctcctccaacgtcctcccatctcctccaacgtcctcccatctcctccaacatcaccccatctcctccaacatcaccccatctcctccaacatcaccccatctcctccaacatccccccatctcctccaacatccccccatctcctccaacgtccccccatctcctccaacgtcctcccatctcctccaacatcctcccatctcctccaacatcctcccatctcctccaacatcctcccatctcctccaacatcctcccatctcctccaacatcctcccatctcctccaacatcaccccatctcctccaacgtcctcccatctcctccaacatcaccccatctcctccaacatcctcccatctcctccaacatcaccccatctcctccaacatcaccccatctcctccaacatccccccatctcctccaacgtcctcccatctccaacgtcctcccatctcctccaacgtcctcccatctcctccaacgtcctcccatctcctccaacgtccccccatctcctccaacgtccccccatctcctccaacgtcctcccatctcctccaacgtcctcccatctcctccaacgtcctcccatctcctccaacgtcaccccatctcctccaacgtcctcccatctcctccaacgttgtaacggctaccctgttggtgtgagggtctcagccgttggagacgtccttttccctggcaagctgcgatatgcaagtaccgccaaTGTGGTACAttcaattgtgacaagccatgcagttccttgtagtcctccctgcatgaagattataactgtcccggcagcatgcatatgtccgttacaaacgtcctcccatctcctccaacgtcctcccatctcctccaacgtcctcccatctcctccaacatcaccccatctcctccaacatccccccatctcctccaacatcctcccatctcctccaacgtcctcccatctcctccaacgtcctcccatctcctccaacgtcctcccatctcctccaacgtcctcccatctcctccaacgtcctcccatctcctccaacatcaccccatctcctccaacatccccccatctcctccaacgtcctcccatctcctccgacatcctcccatctcctccgacatccccccatctcctccaacgtcctcccatctcctccgacgtcctcccatctcctctgacgtcctcccatctcctccaacatccccccatctcctccaacgtcctcccatctcctccaacgtcctcccatctcctccaacgtcctcccatctcctccaacgtcctcccatctcctccaacatccccccatctcctccaacgtcctcccatctcctccaacgtcctcccatctcctccaacgtcctcccatctcctccaacatCACCCCATCTGTAACGGATCATGgactatgctgccgggacagttataatcttcatgaggactacaaggaactgcatggcttgtcacaattggatgtaccacattgtattctgagctcaaagggttaattggacaaagggtctctttcactgctgaatgctaatgttcccttcgcatagctaatgagaactctctcttgtgtggaggtaacagcctcctgtgaggtgtctgctcatggggattatgtgtgagtgataattgttttaaaggttaattgaattctattgtctgatcaagttaaggagccaaaacggctagcggctgattggctcaagggagtgtcattgttttaaagtgtgtgtattgaagtcccccctggggggggggggagtgtcatttgtttctgtacagttgtaaccagatataaggaggaaaatgtggcattaaaagtcagtctgcttgacccttcaaacatagcacgtctcgtttcttggaagggcgttcgatgggatataccggcggtacctgcatatcgcattttgccagggaaaaggacttctccaacggctgagaccctcacactacatgggtagccgttacattggtggcagcagtgggatggtccttttatccaaagagcaagtgctgaatggagtcgcagtacgccaggctgaaaagatccacactaaaagatctattggagagtcgtggtaggagtgccagcaacagaccacggagggagctgatagctgaactgctggagctggacgaaatggatggatccatggaaggaacggagccccttgcaccggtcagcgaagaaaatgtaattactgggattgtacagcggagattatctttgtatccagaaacgtccgtggaactaatcaaccagctgttccgggaagcaagggaagagatacaaacgaagaggggacaagaactggaactggtaagagcgagacagcccattacacatgcagttcctacccccccacctgctgctacaggaaagaaaataccgttcactgcatttaaagcttttgtagaaagtgaggaggaaatcgatggatatttggcggactttgagaggcagtgctcactacaccaggtaccaccagaccaatgggtcactattttgtcggggaaattgtcgggcaaagccaatgaagcctttcgggctctcgcaccagaggatattttacaatatcagcaagttaaaaaggcgctgctaacccgatacgccgtaactccagaagcctaccgccggcgcttccgggagaacaagaagatggctgtggactcccacatggaatgggccaaccagttacaaagggtggcatccctttgggtccaaggatgcaaggccaacaccggggaggaagtattgcagctgttcctaatggaacatttcttccaagacctggccgcagacatacaagactgggtacgagatcgccgtcccgctaacttaaacgaggcggctcggctagcagatgagtacgcggagacgaggaaagtaagccagggtactatgcggctggctcagaaggtagaaccgcgtactccaaccgtcaccccacgcccagagtttcgggctccagtcccaccacgtcctcaggggcctagcaactacccccgggattcgtctagggtgacgtgccatcactgcagcgacacgggacatattgctcgttattgccctttgagagctacaaataacaactggagacgcacagcacccaacacagaggtcactccatcacgtccctctgcggcccactgcctggagaccgaggggggccctgaggaatgtctgggaatttggtatgaggcagacccaatacaagcggcctctccagataaccgtcagcatcaccgtcaggaggtacgagtgaatggacaagtagcacaaggcttaagagataccggggccactgtcactctggttcaaaaacatctggtaaagccagagaacgtgtccactcgcacagttgctgtccgggtcgcagggggtgctttatttcgcgtacccaccacccgggtgcacttagactggggagtcgggtcaggaaagaccacagttggtatcatggacaacctacctgctgaggtggtgctgggcaacgacattggccctctgacttcggcttatttacctacacctgctgctgcttggcccgggaccacccgcgttgctggaatcaacccgcttgctgctgagaaccgggtaagactaccttccccgacatgtactgtagatccggcacaatatcacagtctaaaatgggaatgtgacaagttggccagtgagaaatcagagatgcaacgacactatgtcacgtattatgagatgtcccgtggcttgaacattgaaatgcacaaacaggcggaaattgtcaaaagattaaatgggatttgcatccaggtggtgccgtatctgtcccaagagcatcagcaacaggttttgggagccattgagagagcaaagcaagtgactgttccagaattgaattctattattcaccgtcaccatcagctaccgacctggtaagccaatgggaaggccgacggactgtccaggcaaacggaacttttaccctaacagcagaccggacttccccaagttgatccgaaaaggatcaatccgggtctgccggagtgttccacaaaaggggggcagtgtaacggatcatggactatgctgccgggacagttatactcttcatgaggactacaaggaactgcatggcttgtcacaattggatgtaccacattgtattctgagctcaaagggttaattggacaagtctctttcattgctgaatgctaatgttcccttcgcatagctaatgaactctctcttgtgtaggtaaacagcccccctgtgaggtgtctgctgaggggcattatgtgtgagtgataattgttttaaaggttaattgaattctattgtctgatcaagttaaggagccaaaacggctagcgactgattggctcgagggagtgtcattgttttaaagtgtgtgtattgaagtcccccctggggggggggtgtcatttgtttctgtacagttgtaaccagatataaggaggaaaaatgtggcaaataaggtcagtctgcttgactctgcaaacgtagcccgtctcgtttcttggaagggcgttcgatgggatataccggcggtacctgcatatcacattttgccagggaaaaggacttctccaacggctgagaccctcacactacatgggtagccgttacaccatctcctccaacgtcctccaatctcctccaacgtcctcccatctcctccaacatcaccccatctcctccaacatccccccatctcctccaacgtcctcccatctcctccaacgtcctcccatctcctccaacgtcctcccatctcctccaacgtcctcccatctcctccaacgtcctcccatctcctccaacatccccccatctcctccaatgtcctcccatctcctccaacgtcctcccatctcctccaacgtcctcccatctcctccaacatccccccatctcctccaacgtcccccaatctcctccaacgtcctcccatctcctccaacatCCTCCCATCTCCTTCAACATCCTCTCATCTCCTTCAAcatcctcccatctcctccaacgtcACCCCATCTCCTCCGACGTCACCCCATCTCCTCCGACATCCTCCCATCTCCTCCGACATCCTCCCATCTCCCCCAACATCAccccatctcctccaacgtcctcccatctcctccaacgtcctcccatctcctccaacatcctcccatctcctccaacatcctccccatctcctccaacgtcctcccatctcctccaacgtcctcccatctcctccaacatcctcccatctcctccaacatcctccccatctcctccaacgtcctcccatctcctccaacgtcctcccatctcctccaacgtcctcccCAATGCTGGTACATCTAAGAGAACATGAACAATGTCTAACAAATCCCATCATCCCAACGATGAGGAGAACATAAAGATGTAGGCGAGGAGTCACATTTCAGTTCCTTGGGGTTCACAAACTATTTctcacatgtactgtatatactggatACTAAACTTCTGAAAGCTGAGCTGCTCTTCATTTCATAATTCAtggattttcttttcttccacaGGCCAGTTCCCCTCCTGTGATTGTAAATACCGACACACTCGAAGCACCAGCATACGTAAGTATTGTGCGAAAAGTCTGTTCCTCGTTCTCCTCCTGCATCCCAATACTCACCTACCTACCATGCGACCCACCTATGGGGCTACAAGGCCATccttcctcctgcagggtgacagaagAGAGCTGAGTCTGTTCTCCtactcctgcagggtgacagaagagagctaggagtctgtcctcctgcagggtgacagaagagagctatgagtctgtcctcctcctcctcctgcagggtgacagaagagagctaggagtctgtcctcctcctcctgcagggtgacagaagagagctaggagtctgtcctcctcctcctgcagggtgacagaagagagctaggagtctgtcctcctcctcctgcagggtgacagaagAGGTCTATGAgtctctcctcctcctgcagggtgacagaagAGAGCTACGAGtctctcctcctgcagggtgacagaagagagctaggagtctgtcctcctcctcctgcagggtgacagaagagagctgagtctgtcctcctcctcctcctgcagggtgacagaagagagctaggagtctctccttctcctcctgcagggtgacagaagagagctaggagtctctcctcctcctgcagggtgacagaagagagctaggagtctgtcctcctcctcctcctgcagggtgacagaagagagctatgagtctgtcctcctcctcctcctgcagggtgacagaagagagctaggagtctgtcctcctcctcctcctgcagggtgacagaagagagctatgagtctgttctcctcctcctcctgcagggtgacagaagagagctatgagtctctcctcctgcagggtgacagacgAGAGCtaggagtctgtcctcctcctcctgcagggtgacagaaaAGAGCtaggagtctgtcctcctcctcctgcagggtgacagaagagagctaggagtctgtcctcctcctcctgcagggtgacagaagagtgctatgagtctgtcctcctcctcctgcagggtgacagaagagagctaggagtctgtcctcctcctcctgcagggtgacagaagagtgctatgagtctgtcctcctcctcctgcagggtgacagacgAGAGCtaggagtctgtcctcctcctcctgcagggtgacagaaaAGAGCtaggagtctgtcctcctcctcctgcagggtgacagaagagagctaggagtctgtcctcctcctcctgcagggtgacagaagagtgctatgagtctgtcctcctcctcctgcagggtgacagaagagagctaggagtctgtcctcctcctcctgcagggtgacagaagagtgctatgagtctgtcctcctcctcctgcagggtgacagacgAGAGCTAGGAgtctctcctcctcctgcagggtgacagaagagagctaggagtctgtcctcctcctcctgcagggtgacagaagagagctaggagtc contains:
- the LOC120922649 gene encoding disks large homolog 1-like, whose translation is MKAPELVHVSEKNLSQIENVHGYVSHSHISPMKDHIYVLPHLSTLDESDRQDWQDQEHCDMASSPPVIVNTDTLEAPAYVSIVRKVCSSFSSCIPILTYLPCDPPMGLQGHPSSCRVTEES